The following proteins come from a genomic window of Syngnathus acus chromosome 15, fSynAcu1.2, whole genome shotgun sequence:
- the gpatch11 gene encoding G patch domain-containing protein 11: MADGEDDYMSDTFLSQIQDVKPGVSMVRRVKEAMKREVKHKESNIKNRQKTFKEQEKESRETALQSSISNDNKGFALLQKMGYKAGQGLGKQGAGRVDPIPLNIKTDRGGIGMEEAKKRKAEEELDQYRKKVLAKQQNETRSLEDFRSRVRTEREDRKIEGDLRRSQRACEQLDSQKGIKVPREEWYWPKIEIEEELDEPKEEEKEEDDILGLTSFDQLQILTSYLRGIHFYCIWCGTAYNDEEDLFSNCPGDTAAEHE, from the exons ATGGCCGATGGTGAAGATGATTATATGTCCGATACGTTCCTCAGTCAAat ACAAGATGTTAAACCAGGTGTCTCCATGGTAAGGCGAGTAAAAGAAGCAATGAAACGGGAAGTAAAGCACAAAGAGAGCAACATTAAAAACCGTCAAAAAACCTTCAAGGagcaagaaaaggaaagccgTGAAACAGCTTTACAGAGTTCCATCAGTAATGATAATAAGGGATTTGCACTATTGCAGAAAATGGGTTACAAAGCTGGACAAGGCCTTGGAAAACAAG GGGCTGGCAGAGTTGATCCAATTCCATTGAATATTAAAACCG ACAGAGGTGGCATCGGGATGGAAGAGGCAAAGAAGAGAAAAGCTGAGGAGGAGCTGGATCAGTATAGAAAGAAAGTACTGGCCAAACAGCAAAATGAGACCAGATCACTGGAAGACTTTAG GTCAAGAGTAAGAACCGAGAGAGAGGACCGAAAAATTGAAGGTGACCTTAGACGAAGTCAGCGAGCCTGTGAGCAGTTGGATTCTCAGAAG gGCATCAAAGTCCCCAGGGAAGAATGGTATTGGCCTAAAATAGAGATTGAAGAGGAGCTAGATGAGCCtaaggaagaagaaaaggaagaagatGACATTTTGGGATTAACA TCCTTTGATCAACTGCAAATACTGACGTCCTATTTAAGAGGGATTCATTTTTACTGCATATGGTGTGGAACGGCCTATAATG ATGAGGAAGACCTGTTCTCAAACTGTCCCGGGGATACAGCAGCAGAGCATGAGTGA